Part of the Kordiimonas pumila genome is shown below.
TTATAAGTCTGGCTATAAAAAAGCCCCGCTAAGAAGCAGGGCTTTTGGGTATTATGTCGTTGCTGCTTTAATCAAACAGGCTTGAAACACTTGTTTCATGAGCAATGCGGTTCATTGCCTCTGCCAGAAGCGGTGCCACAGTAACAACTCTCACCTTTTTGCTGGTGTTCACACCGGCTGTTGGTCTGATGCTGTCTGTGATAATCACTTCATCAAGGCCGCTCGCCGCAATGCGGTCAATAGCAGGGCCAGAGAGAACACCGTGCGCAACATACGCTGAAACAGATTTTGCACCAGCGCTTAGCAAAGCTTGGGCTGCATTACAAAGGGTACCGGCGCTGTCGACAATATCATCAACCAGCACGCAGTTTGTGCCTTCTACTTCACCCACAATGTGCATCACCTCAGAAACACCGGCGCGTTCGCGGCGTTTATCAATGATCGCAATCGGCGAATCCATTCGTTTAGCATAGGCGCGTGCCCGAACCACACCGCCAACATCGGGCGATACGATTGTTGTAGGGCGGCCTGCATATTTTTCTTTCATATCACGCACCAGCACAGGCATGGCATAGAGATTATCTGTCGGGATATCAAAGAAGCCCTGAATTTGGCCTGCGTGTAGGTCAATTGTCAGAACCCTGTCAGCGCCTGCTGTTGTGATCAGGTTGGCAACCAGCTTTGCTGAAATTGGTGTGCGGGGGCCGGGTTTACGGTCCTGCCTAGCATAACCGAAATACGGAATAACTGCTGTAATACGCCGTGCTGAAGCCCGTCTTAGGGCATCAATACAAACAAGCAGCTCCATCATGTGGTCGTTTGCTGGGTAACTTGTCGGCTGCACAAGGAAAACATCCTCACCGCGAACGTTTTCCAGAATTTCAATAAATACTTCCTGATCTGAAAAGCGCTTTATAGACGCTTTCGCGAGCGGGATATTAAGATAAGCGGCGATTGCTTCCGCTAGTTCCGGGTTCGAGTTCCCGGTTAAAATCTTCATGCCCATCAAATGGCCTCCACGGTGATGAAGATTGACCAATATTGCCGGACCTTTAACAGTGCAAAGCCACTGTGTAAAGCCGCACGGGCAAAATGTTTCAAATAAGTTGCTGGATTATGTAAAATACAGGACAAGGGCACCGGTATTTTAAGCCGGTATCATAATGGCGGAAAGTTGCCGGCCATAGTCTGGTTCGCCCCTATGGGTGGTGCGTCTGTAAGAAAAGTGATCCAGGCTTTTATAGGTGTCAGTGCCGGCACTCCAGACAGATGTAAGACCACTTTTCCCAAGTTGCGTGCAAACAAAGCCGGGCAGGTCAAACTGGTAATGGTCTGGGTTTGTGCCAGCGATGAAAAAAGAATCGTTATCAGGGTCTGTATCTGTGAAAACGGTTTTGAAATCACTGCCTACTTCATAGCTTTGCTGGTGGATAGTAGGGCCAACAGCTGCATGGATTCGGTCCCTGCTTGCGCCCAAGGCCTCCATCGCAGCAATGGTGTTTTCCAGAATACCCGCAAGAGCGCCTTTCCAGCCAGCATGAGCTGCACCAATAACGCCTGCATCAGAATCAATGAATAATACCGGGGTGCAGTCTGCGGTTAAAATGCCAAGAACAACCCCGGTTTGTTTGGTAACAAGGGCATCAGCTCTGGGCCTGTTATCCGGGTCTACTTCCCAGTCATCTGTAAGGGTTAGAACATCTGCACTGTGGATTTGGTACAGGGTTGCAAGTGGCGGCGGGCGTTTGCCGTTTGTTAGATATTGCAAGGCGATTCGCCTGTTGGCAGCAATGTTTTCCGGTAGGTCATCAGACCCCGTGCCGCAGTTAAGGCTTGCGTATATGCCGCTTGATATACCGCCTTTGCTTGGAAAAAAAGCATGGGGCAGTTGAATGTAGGGCGACTTGATCAGCCCTTTCATCATGGGTGCATTTTTCATTTTTAAAATCCCGCCGGTGGTGCAAGCTTTTTATCCTGCAAGGCTAACACTTTAAAAAGTGTACCCATTTCTTCACCGGCTGTCAGGCGTTTTAATTCAGACAAAATGCGTGATTGCCCTTCTTCTGACCCAATATGGTCTGAAAGCTGTTGGGCGCGAGCGCCGATTCCCAGCGCCATTAGGAACATGCCTTGGGCGGCAGGACCGTATGATACAGCGCCCTTTGATGTGGCTGCCTTTGCAAGTTGATCGAACGCAACATGGGCGGTAATATCGGCGGTGCCTGGCTCTAAAAGCGGGCTGATAAATGTATGTTCTTTAAGGGCTTGGAATGTATCGCCGTGGGCACTTTTCCTATAGCCATAATCAATAATAAGCGCTGCACCGCCGTTTTTATCCAGCCGTTCAGCAATGTCGCCAGCGATAGAAAGCGCGCTGGGGCAGACCTCTAGAATACTCCCTTCAGCACCTGATTGCCTTAATGTTTCCTCAGTCAGCGCCAGCTTGGGTGTGGGCGGCGTAAGCACAAGGGTGAAGTCCTCTCCCTCTGCATTTATGCGGCGCTCCAGCCAGTTGCCTTGGAACTTTTCAAATTGATGAATGGGCAGGGCGTCGAAGAATTCGTTCGCCACAATCAGGCTTGGGCCGTCTGGCACCTGTGCCAGCGTATCGTGCCAGTGTGCAAAGGGCACCAGCTCTGCTTGCAGCTTTCTAAGCTGCTCGCTTGCTTCAACAAAATGAACGGTAAGGGCAGACTGAAAGCCTTCAACCGCAGCTGTGGCGCGTAGCATGTCAGACATTAATGTGCCGCGCCCCGGCCCTAGTTCTATAAGCTGTACACCGTCAGGTTTACCCATTTTATACCAGCGGTCAGCAAGCCAAAGGCCGAGCATTTCGCCGTACATCTGGCTAACTTCAGGCGCGGTTATGAAATCACCGTCTGCCCCAAAAACTGTTTCTTTCTGGTAATACCCATGCTCTGGGTGCATCAGGCACTCGGCCATATAGTCTGCAATAGTCATGGGGCCTGATGTGGCAATGCGCTCGATCATTAGCTTTTTAAGGGCGTTTTCTGTCATGGTTTTTTCGCTTTCTTTGCCTTGTGCTGAAAGCCTTTTGAGATAAGCCAAAGCGCTAGTAGGAACATGGGAACAGAAAGCATCTGTCCGCGTGATATGCCAGAGGTTAGCCCAAGCTGTGCGTCTGGTTCCCTTACAAATTCCACCAAGATGCGCACCAAGCCGTAGCCTGCAATAAAGAGGCCTGCTAGAACACCCGGCATATCTTTTGCGACACGGGTTTTATGGTACAAAAGCTGTAGAATAAGAAAAAGAATCAGCCCCTCGCCAAGCGCTTCGTAAAGCTGGCTTGGGTGTCGGGGCACCTGCAGGGGGTCGCTTGGGAATATCATTGCCCAGCTTACATCTGTTGGCCGGCCCCATAACTCGCCGTTTATAAAGTTGGCAATGCGCCCTGCAAAAAGCCCAACCGGGGCGACAATCGCCATCAGGTCAGAAACCCGCATCAGTTCGAGCCCGTGCTTGCGGCAAAACAGAATAACCGCAACAACCACACCTGCGAACCCGCCGTGGAAAGACATGCCGCCATCCCACAGGCGAAATATGGCAAGAGGGTCGTTCATATAGGCAGGCAAATTATAAAACAGCACATACCCAATGCGGCCGCCAATAATGACGGCAAGCACTGCCCATGTTACAAAATCATCCACGTGACTCTCTGACATGGCAGCACCGGGTTTTCTGGATAAGGTGCGAATATACCACCAGCCAAACATGATACCGCCAATGTAGGCAAGGCTATACCAGCGGATTGCCACAGGGCCGATTGCAAAAATAATTGGATCAATCTGGGGGTATGTCAGCACGCTAGCGGCGAAAAGTTCCTGCATATTTGTATGTCCTATGAATTTTCTGCATCATGCGGGGTAAGGCTCAGGTGTCAAGTATTCATACAGGAATATGTCGCTCTTGTGGTGGTGCACGCCGCCATTGCAATTTTGTATTTATTGCCCCATATGTGATTTGTAGACATGAAGGGAAGATGACATGCAAACAAGCAACAAGTTTTTTGATGATATGGCAAAACTCGCAACCGGCGCGGTTGGTGCAGCCCATAGTGTTAAAAGCGAAATGGAAGAGGCATTTCGGTCATGGCTTGATCGGCAGCTTGCTGGAATGGACCTCGTTACGCGGGAAGAATTTGAAACAGTTCGGGCGATGGCAGAAAAGGCCCGTATGGAAAATGAAGATTTACGCGCTGAAATAGAGCTCATGAAGAAGAAAAAAGCAAAATAATTTACGCTATTTTCATGAAAATTTCTTCCAATAATCTGCTTCAATTCTTGTTGCTAACAAGCTGAATTTTCTACTTGAATCAGCAAAATAGAATGATGCTTTTAATAAGTTTTCCACAGAAAAAATACAAAAATATAATTAAACCCTTGCAAGCGTCGCTGTGGGCTGGCACCCTATATTTAGTGTTAAGTTAGTTAAAGGGATCCAGATTTCGTGTTTCTGGTTGATCAATACTAAGGCGCTACCGACAACCCATCTTGTCGGATTGGCTTCCGGCAAGAGCATCTCCGAGGGGGATTTGAGATGACCACACTCAGTACCGGCCATTCGGAAATAACCGTCAGTAATCCTGTTGACATGGCAGAAGAGCTTGCAGGCGCTAATGATTGGGCTGTTGAGCGCCATAGCGACCATGAATTAACCATGTTTATTTCGGGCCAATACACCGAAATGCAGTTTCGGGTTTTCTGGCGTGAAGATTTCAAAACGCTGCAATTTGCCTGTTTGTTTGACCTTAGGGTGCCTGAAGGGCGCCAATCTGATATTTATCAGGTCATTGGCCTTATTAACGAGCGTATGTGGATTGGCCATTTTGAATATTGGTCAGAAGAAGAAGTTCTTTTGTTCCGCCATGCAAGCCTTGCTAATGACCCACTTCTTGGGGGAATCGGCGAGGACCATATGGTAACAATGATTGAAACAGCCTTGGGTGAATGCGAGCGTTTTTATCCTGTATTCCAGTTTGTTATGTGGGGCGGTCAAACGCCTGCCGAAGCCATAGAATCAGCAATGCTAGAGTGTGCAGGCTGCGCTTAAAATAATTACTGTGGTCAGGTTTTAGTTTATACAGTCTGCATGATTGGCAGGCTTGATGTACGAGACGGGTGGGGCTATGCTCTGCCCTTCTTTTTTTATAATCAGTTCAGGGTTTTTTCATGCACCATGTATTTTCTGCACAGCATCCACTTGTTCTTGTTGGTTTTGGTAATATGGGACGGGCACTTGCCAGTGGCTGGTTAAAGGCAGGTCTGCCCGCAGAAGCCTTGTATGTGGCAGACCCATTTGCAACAGCTGATTCTTTTCCATCTGTTCCGGCGGCTAATTTTGTTAAAGGGGCAGATGCCCTGCCAAAAGGCATTATGGCACGCGGGGTTATTCTTGCGGTTAAGCCACAGATCATGAACACTATATTGCTTGCTGTTGCAACGATTACGGCACCCACAACGCTGATCATTTCCATTGCTGCGGGTGTAACGCTTAACCAGATGCAAAAGGGTATTGGCAAGCCAGCGGTTTACGTGCGGTCTATGCCCAATACACCAGCGGCTGTTGGTGCTGGCATTACGGGTGTAACGGCTGATGATATTTCACCTGAAAACCAACAGCTTGCGCTTGATATTCTCTCTGCAACAGGGTCGGCTGTATGGATACCATCTGAAACATTGATGAACGCGGTAACGGCGGTATCGGGCAGTGGCCCTGCATATGTCTTTCATTTGGTTGAGGCCATGGCCGCTGCTGGCGTAAAAGAAGGCCTAGATGCGAAGACGGCTATGGCACTTGCGCGGCAGACTGTTATTGGCGCAGGGCGTTTGATGGAAGATGATCAGGCAACAGAAGCGGCTGAACTGCGTAAGCGTGTTACAAGCCCAGGCGGCACGACGGCTGCGGCGCTTGATGTTTTGATGGATGATAGCGCAATGACCCGTTTGCTGGAGCGTGCGATTGCAGCTGCATCAAAGCGCGGCGCCGAACTTGCTGGCTAGAAATATACCAGTATAGATTCTTCATCGATTACAATTTGGGCTGCCCCTTTTGGGGTGGCCCTTTTTATAAAGCGCGCAAAAAAAAACGGCCTGCAAAAGCAAGCCGTATAGGTATCATTCAGGGAGGAAGCTCACTAGGAGCTAAATAAAAGGGCCGGCCCCGGGGGAAGTGGGGGAGGGGGGAGGGTCCCGGAGCCGGCCTTTATGACGGAAAACCGTCAAATCACTGTACATTTACTCAAAACTAAAGCCTTTAACAAATTCGCAGGGAGATACGTTTCCGTTTGGCTTGATGGGTATATAGGATTGAATTCTTGCCTGGAAAACCCTTTTTATAGTCGTATCAGATATGCGTTTTTTGCATGTCTGTGCTATGTGAACTATTTGTGAAACGCATTGCTTGGTTAATGGTATCGCTATGAAAAAAATATCTTTATTTTGCAATAGTTTAGCTATTTGTCCGGGAAGATAAGCAATAAAGAGCCTTTGTAGGCATTCACGGTAAAAGCTGCTAAAATAGTGAAAACGTTAATAAAAATTAATTTTTAGGTGCTGTGAAATACTATAAAATATTACTTTCAGATCGAATCTGGCGGACCATAAAATCTCTGAATAAAGCAACCCTTAAGGAACCTCTCAGTTCGGGAGGATAGCAATAGTAACTATTGAACGGTTGTTCCTCAACATCAGGTAAAACACGGACAAGCTTTTTTCTGTTGTGCACAAGGTAATCTGGTAATACTGCAATACCAAGCCCGGCTTCAACGGCATGAAGCATGCCGTAGAGGTTATTAATTTCAAGTCGGGGTCTGCGCCGTTTTTTACCTGTGCTGAGTTCCACAAGCCAGTTCAAGTTTTGCAGGGTGCTAACCTTGCTGTTCCCGAAGGCAATCAAGTCGTGCTGATCGAGGTCTTCAATACGGATGGGCATACCCTTGCGGTCAAGGTATTCAGGGCTTGCATAGATATGCGTATGAAAGGTTGCCAGTGGTCGCTGTATCAGGTCTGCTTGCTCTGGTTCGTGCAGGCGGATCGCAACATCAGCTTCACCTGCTGCCAGATCAAGATCTTCATCATCCAGAATCAGCTTGATATCAATATCAGGGTATTCTGACATGAAGTGCTCAAGATGAGGCGTGAGCCATACAGCACCAAAGGTTACCATGGTTGTAACCCGTAACAGCCCGGAAGGGCGCTCCTTAGATTCCATCAGGCTGCGTTCGGTTTCTTCGATACGCAGCACAACTTCGCGGGCGGTATTATAAAGCTCCTGTCCTTCCTGAGTGAGAACAAGGCCGCGTGCATGACGGGTGAAAAGGGAAACCTTCATGCTTTCTTCAAGCGCCCTGATCTGCCGGCTAACGGCGGATTGGCTAGAGTTTAGGCGTGCACCGGCATTGGTGAAGCTGCCTGATTCTGCTACTGTGTGAAAAATCCGAAGTCTGTCCCAGTCCATAGACTATCCTTTTGAACGCGAATATTAACTATTTCATTCCTTTACGGATTGATCAAGCTTTAGCAGAAGTATGAGGGATGGTTTTTTTCTGGTAATCTTTTGCGCAGGAAACCATACTTGGTTTTGCTTCGTCATAATATGATCAAAGTGAGTTGCTGAGTGAATAATAAAGCTCTACTTGAAAGCGCGGCCAATTTTTTTAAAACCAGCTATCCTGGGGTGACAGCAGAAGCTGTTGTTTGTTTTTTGGTTTTCATTGATTTGCCATCATTGGTGACTGTTGGCTCGCTTGCGCAGGAAGTGCACATGGCTGAGCTGGATGTTTACAATCATTTAACATTGCTGGCAGCGGGTGGTGCCGGGTTGCTCTCATTGGAAAATACGGGTGGAGACGACACCATTATAAGCCTTACTGACGAAGGCTATGCTGCCAAAGATAATTTAATGGCCAGTGTTGCAACTGCTTAAAGTAAGGCCCCTCAGGTTTGAAGGGCCTTTACTGAGTTATGCCATCGTTTAGGCGTGCTCGAGGCCTGCAATATATTTTTCTGCTTCGAGTGCTGCCATACAGCCCATACCTGCTGCGGTTACAGCCTGCCTGTAAACTTTGTCGGTTACGTCACCTGCTGCAAAAACACCCGGAATATCGGTTTTAGTGCTGTCTGGGTGCTTGATAAGGTAGCCTTCGCTATCCATAGGTAACTGGCCTTTGAACAGTTCGGTTGATGGTGTGTGACCAATAGCAATGAAAACACCGTGTACCGATAGTTCTTCGGTTTCGCCGGTTTGGGTATTTTTAAGACGTACACCGGTTACACCTAAGGGCGCCTCTGTTCCCAAAACTTCATCAAGAACAGAATTCCACTTAACCTCAACATTAGGTAGTTTGAAGAGGCGGTCTTGCAGAATTTTCTCGCTGCGCAATTCATCGCGGCGGTGGACAAGGGTTACTTTACTGCAAATATTGGCCAAATACAGAGCTTCCTCAACAGCGGTGTTGCCACCACCAATAACGATTACTTCCTTGCCGCGGTAAAAAAAGCCATCGCACGTGGCACAGGCTGAAACACCGTACCCGTTAAACTTTTCTTCTGTTGGCAAGCCAAGCCATTTGGCCTGTGCGCCTGTGGAGATAACAATGGTATCGGCTGTGTAAACAGTTCCGCTATCACCTACTGCACGCTTTGGTACGGCTTTCAGGTCTACTTCTGTGATAAGGTCGTAAATAATTTCTGTACCCACATTTTCGGCCTGTTGGCGCATTGCCTCCATCAATTCTGGGCCTTGAATAGCTTCAGCAAAGCCTGGATAGTTTTCCACGTCGGTAGTTATAGTGAGCTGGCCACCTGCCTGCATGCCTGTAACAATAGTAGGTTTTAGATTGGCACGTGCTGCATAAATCGCGGCTGTATAGCCCGCCGGGCCAGAACCAATTATCAGCATACTGGTATGTTTTACATCACTCATAATACTATCCTTATGTATCTCTGGGGCGCCAGTGTTCACCAGCGTGTTGTCTCTTGCTGTTTTACATAATGGTTCTGGTGGAAAATGCCAATCCATAAGCTGCGCAATTACAATGGATTGTTTCGATTATGTTAATCGAGAAAGCCGATACTGCAGGCGTTACCTATATTTTAGGAGCCTCAAGTCAGAAAGGCCTATCGTTTTCAGTTAGATGGAATGGGAATGCTTAACCGCTTCGTTGCAGCGCGGGCACTTTAACATATTGAAGCGTGAGTGAAGGTAGGTAAGCGGTGTCAGAGTGAAAATTTCACCGCAAGATTTACAGCGTCTTTTGGGTTGCACAATGGCGAGTGAGATAATTGGCAAAACCACTAGCAGGCTGACTATGGCTGCAGGCGTAGGGTGGACGAACAAAAGGAGCGTCAGGCATACAATTGCAAACAGTAAAATACTGAGGGATATGTTCTTTAGCAACATAAAGGCTCACGTGTCGTTGAATTAGCTTTTTTAAATATAATGTCAGACATAAATGACCCCAATCGCAATGTCTGTAAATATTATAAATTATTAGAGAATATTATGAAACAGTTTCAGTTAATATTTCCTTAGCAGATTTGTAAAATTTTTGAAAAAATTGATGGGTTAGGCGCAAAAAATAAGGGCCTACAAAATGCAGGCCCTTAAAATAAACATTATTCAGAAGGTTTAGAGCTTGCCAGCATGCTTGCTGAGGTAAGCCGCAACACCGTCTGCATCAGCTTTCATGCCTTCATCGCCCTTGTTCCAGCCAGCAGGGCAAACTTCGCCGTGCTCTTCATGGAACTGAAGTGCTTCAACAAGGCGAACAAACTCGTCAACATTCCGGCCAAGCGGCAGGAAGTTTACATACTGGTGCCAAACGTTACCGTCTTTACCAATAAGGAATGTGCCGCGCAGAGCAACGCCGTCTGCTTCGATCAGAACGTCATAGTCGCGTGAAATCTGTTTTGTGATATCTGCAACCATTGGGAAGTCAACAGGGCCAAGGCCGCCTTCTGCTGTTGGCGTGTTGCGCCATGCAGCGTGCGAGAACTGGCTATCAACAGAAACGGCAACAACTTTCACGCCAAGTTCTTTGAACTTTTTCATGCGGTTGTGGAATGCCAGAATTTCAGAAGGGCACACAAATGTAAAATCGAGCGGATAGAAAAATACCAAGCCGTACCCATCGCCGATATATTCTTTCAGGTTGAAGGATTCGTTGATGCTGCCATCTTCCATTACCGCTGCTGCGGTAAAATCTGGTGCTGGTTTGCCTGCTAGTACAGCCATTAGGGCCTCCTGTTCGTCTTAAAATTAAAGGTTAACTGAATTTCAGTTATGCATACGCTGTTTATATGACAGCAGTACTGCTTAACTAAGTCGGCGTTACTTTATGCTTTTTCAAGGTAAAATCAACGCGGTTTAAAGTGATTACTGTAATCGTTTTTTTCGATTAAATATCAATATAAAAAACAATATTGTCACTTTTAACGTAACATGGCTTTTTATGCAAGTGCCTAATGCCATGCGAAATGTGGGGGGCTAGGTAAAATGGTATATTCATAATTGTAACCGGGGGTATGTAATCTTCTGCTTTGAATGAGGCAGCCTGTGCCTGTATAATATTGCCATGACCGGCTAGCAATTAAAGCGTGGGGAATACAAATGCTGGAGTTACTGGACAATTTGTTCAGATTTGGTGCCATCACATGTTCTGTTTATATAGCTGTACTTATATGGCGCGATGCGGTTCACGGCCTGCCAGCCAGACTTGCTGTATTAGCAGCCCTTACTAATGCCTCTTATATGATGTGCTACTGGCCAGGGCTTAGTGATGCCATTGGCGCATGGATGCTACTGCTGTTGCTGGTTTGTATTATCTCGCCCATTGCCATATGGCTGTTTTGCTTATCTTTATTTGACGATTCTTTTCGGTTAAGCCGCCTGCATTATGTTGTTGGAGGTGCTTTTAAAGCTCTGTGCATAGGTCAGTATATTCAATATTACATCATAACTGGTCAGTTGCCACTGATTTTACCGTCTGGCACCCACCCGGTTCTTCTGGGGGCTGGTCCGTTTGGCTGGCTTACAAGCACCCTAATCGTGCTGATCAAGGTTGTTATTGTGTGTCACTTACTGTTGGTTGCCTGGTCTGGCCGTGATGAAGACCTTGTGGAAAAACGCAGGCAATTCCGAATGGTATTTGTAAGCGCTGTTTCGGTTATTTTTGCAGCGGTCATCATCAATGAAACATGGTTGGTGGGCTATGCCCCTGAAGTGGCACATATTTTTAGGGTTGTGCAGTCAGGCTTTATTCTTGCCATTATGTTTTATCTTCTTATGCATATGACGCGCATTGAAGGCGAATGGGTTTTTGGTAAAGCTGAGCAAGAGGTTAAATTACGGACAGAAAAGCCGAATGAGCAAGACAGGCATGATTTGTTGGCGCTTGAAAAACTTGTAAAAATTGGAGCGCTGCTTGAGCAAGGCAT
Proteins encoded:
- a CDS encoding ribose-phosphate pyrophosphokinase codes for the protein MKILTGNSNPELAEAIAAYLNIPLAKASIKRFSDQEVFIEILENVRGEDVFLVQPTSYPANDHMMELLVCIDALRRASARRITAVIPYFGYARQDRKPGPRTPISAKLVANLITTAGADRVLTIDLHAGQIQGFFDIPTDNLYAMPVLVRDMKEKYAGRPTTIVSPDVGGVVRARAYAKRMDSPIAIIDKRRERAGVSEVMHIVGEVEGTNCVLVDDIVDSAGTLCNAAQALLSAGAKSVSAYVAHGVLSGPAIDRIAASGLDEVIITDSIRPTAGVNTSKKVRVVTVAPLLAEAMNRIAHETSVSSLFD
- the pgeF gene encoding peptidoglycan editing factor PgeF — encoded protein: MKNAPMMKGLIKSPYIQLPHAFFPSKGGISSGIYASLNCGTGSDDLPENIAANRRIALQYLTNGKRPPPLATLYQIHSADVLTLTDDWEVDPDNRPRADALVTKQTGVVLGILTADCTPVLFIDSDAGVIGAAHAGWKGALAGILENTIAAMEALGASRDRIHAAVGPTIHQQSYEVGSDFKTVFTDTDPDNDSFFIAGTNPDHYQFDLPGFVCTQLGKSGLTSVWSAGTDTYKSLDHFSYRRTTHRGEPDYGRQLSAIMIPA
- a CDS encoding class I SAM-dependent methyltransferase codes for the protein MTENALKKLMIERIATSGPMTIADYMAECLMHPEHGYYQKETVFGADGDFITAPEVSQMYGEMLGLWLADRWYKMGKPDGVQLIELGPGRGTLMSDMLRATAAVEGFQSALTVHFVEASEQLRKLQAELVPFAHWHDTLAQVPDGPSLIVANEFFDALPIHQFEKFQGNWLERRINAEGEDFTLVLTPPTPKLALTEETLRQSGAEGSILEVCPSALSIAGDIAERLDKNGGAALIIDYGYRKSAHGDTFQALKEHTFISPLLEPGTADITAHVAFDQLAKAATSKGAVSYGPAAQGMFLMALGIGARAQQLSDHIGSEEGQSRILSELKRLTAGEEMGTLFKVLALQDKKLAPPAGF
- the lgt gene encoding prolipoprotein diacylglyceryl transferase; the encoded protein is MQELFAASVLTYPQIDPIIFAIGPVAIRWYSLAYIGGIMFGWWYIRTLSRKPGAAMSESHVDDFVTWAVLAVIIGGRIGYVLFYNLPAYMNDPLAIFRLWDGGMSFHGGFAGVVVAVILFCRKHGLELMRVSDLMAIVAPVGLFAGRIANFINGELWGRPTDVSWAMIFPSDPLQVPRHPSQLYEALGEGLILFLILQLLYHKTRVAKDMPGVLAGLFIAGYGLVRILVEFVREPDAQLGLTSGISRGQMLSVPMFLLALWLISKGFQHKAKKAKKP
- a CDS encoding accessory factor UbiK family protein yields the protein MQTSNKFFDDMAKLATGAVGAAHSVKSEMEEAFRSWLDRQLAGMDLVTREEFETVRAMAEKARMENEDLRAEIELMKKKKAK
- a CDS encoding type III secretion system chaperone family protein, producing MTTLSTGHSEITVSNPVDMAEELAGANDWAVERHSDHELTMFISGQYTEMQFRVFWREDFKTLQFACLFDLRVPEGRQSDIYQVIGLINERMWIGHFEYWSEEEVLLFRHASLANDPLLGGIGEDHMVTMIETALGECERFYPVFQFVMWGGQTPAEAIESAMLECAGCA
- the proC gene encoding pyrroline-5-carboxylate reductase, translated to MHHVFSAQHPLVLVGFGNMGRALASGWLKAGLPAEALYVADPFATADSFPSVPAANFVKGADALPKGIMARGVILAVKPQIMNTILLAVATITAPTTLIISIAAGVTLNQMQKGIGKPAVYVRSMPNTPAAVGAGITGVTADDISPENQQLALDILSATGSAVWIPSETLMNAVTAVSGSGPAYVFHLVEAMAAAGVKEGLDAKTAMALARQTVIGAGRLMEDDQATEAAELRKRVTSPGGTTAAALDVLMDDSAMTRLLERAIAAASKRGAELAG
- a CDS encoding LysR family transcriptional regulator, yielding MDWDRLRIFHTVAESGSFTNAGARLNSSQSAVSRQIRALEESMKVSLFTRHARGLVLTQEGQELYNTAREVVLRIEETERSLMESKERPSGLLRVTTMVTFGAVWLTPHLEHFMSEYPDIDIKLILDDEDLDLAAGEADVAIRLHEPEQADLIQRPLATFHTHIYASPEYLDRKGMPIRIEDLDQHDLIAFGNSKVSTLQNLNWLVELSTGKKRRRPRLEINNLYGMLHAVEAGLGIAVLPDYLVHNRKKLVRVLPDVEEQPFNSYYCYPPELRGSLRVALFRDFMVRQIRSESNIL
- the trxB gene encoding thioredoxin-disulfide reductase; the encoded protein is MSDVKHTSMLIIGSGPAGYTAAIYAARANLKPTIVTGMQAGGQLTITTDVENYPGFAEAIQGPELMEAMRQQAENVGTEIIYDLITEVDLKAVPKRAVGDSGTVYTADTIVISTGAQAKWLGLPTEEKFNGYGVSACATCDGFFYRGKEVIVIGGGNTAVEEALYLANICSKVTLVHRRDELRSEKILQDRLFKLPNVEVKWNSVLDEVLGTEAPLGVTGVRLKNTQTGETEELSVHGVFIAIGHTPSTELFKGQLPMDSEGYLIKHPDSTKTDIPGVFAAGDVTDKVYRQAVTAAGMGCMAALEAEKYIAGLEHA
- a CDS encoding peroxiredoxin: MAVLAGKPAPDFTAAAVMEDGSINESFNLKEYIGDGYGLVFFYPLDFTFVCPSEILAFHNRMKKFKELGVKVVAVSVDSQFSHAAWRNTPTAEGGLGPVDFPMVADITKQISRDYDVLIEADGVALRGTFLIGKDGNVWHQYVNFLPLGRNVDEFVRLVEALQFHEEHGEVCPAGWNKGDEGMKADADGVAAYLSKHAGKL
- a CDS encoding AraC family transcriptional regulator; translated protein: MLELLDNLFRFGAITCSVYIAVLIWRDAVHGLPARLAVLAALTNASYMMCYWPGLSDAIGAWMLLLLLVCIISPIAIWLFCLSLFDDSFRLSRLHYVVGGAFKALCIGQYIQYYIITGQLPLILPSGTHPVLLGAGPFGWLTSTLIVLIKVVIVCHLLLVAWSGRDEDLVEKRRQFRMVFVSAVSVIFAAVIINETWLVGYAPEVAHIFRVVQSGFILAIMFYLLMHMTRIEGEWVFGKAEQEVKLRTEKPNEQDRHDLLALEKLVKIGALLEQGMTISSLASAALMPEHRLRRLINQHLGYRNFSDYINHHRVEAAKSHLADVDKRHVPVLTVAMTLGYGSLGPFNRAFKERAGMTPTEFRKKALADF